The genomic window GCCTCGCGCCTCCTTCTCCATGGTGATCATCGATTCGAGCATCACCCGGGCACGCTCGAGCTGGTCGGGCGTGTGGTCGCCGGTCACGATCATCTCGACGAGCGGGTCGGCCTGGTGCGGTTCCGGCTCTTTCGCCGGCTCGGCGAGTTGCGTGGGCATCGGGATGTCTGCCGAAGGCGCGGAAAGGACCTCGTCCGACGGCGCGAGTGCGGGGACGGCGGAGGCTGACTTCGGCACTTCCTGGGCCTTCGGGGCCTCGGGGGCGGGGGCGCCCTTCGTGCCTACCGCGGCCTTCGTGTCCGATGGCCCGTCCTGAATCGCGGGCTGGGCGCCCTGGGCCCGATAGGCGAGGCGGCCCCCGCCGGCGACGAGTGCGGAGGTGACCAGGACCATCCCGACGACCTTGATCTTGGACAGGAGCATGAGCTTCGTGACCTCCCCAGTCAGGGCGGCGACCTCGGCGGGGACCATCCCCGCCGCGACCGCGCCCCCCGCCGCAGACAGGCTCGCGGCCCGAGCCGTGGGACCGATCAGCCCGGCCGGCATCCCGGCCGACGCGGACTCCTGGGCGAACAAAACCCCCAGGGTGCCGACGGTGAGCGTCGAGCCGGCCCGGGACAGCCGCCTCGCCAGCATCGCCCGGCCCCTCGAGAGGCGGCTGGAGACCGTGCCGACCGGCCAGCCGAGCCGGCCAGCCGCCTCCCGATGGTCGCGGCCCTCCAGGTCGCACAGGACGATCGGGACGCGGTACTTCTCGGGCAGGCGACTCAGCTCCCGGTCGAGCGCCTCGGCCAGCTCGTCCCTCGGGTCCTCCGGCGCCGCCGTCGGCTCGGGCACGTCCGACACCCGGCCCTCGCGGCCCCGCCTCCTCGCCCTCTACAGCCTGGCCTTCCTGGCGGTCCGGTAGGCCACGCCGTAGAGCCAGTTGCCGAGCTTCTCCCTCGGGAGGATCGAGGCCGACCTGCGGGCGAGCACCAGGAAGGTCGCCTGGAACGCGTCTTCCGCGTCATGGTGGTCTCGCAACATCCGCCGGCAAACGCCCCAGACCATCGGGCCGTGGCGACGGATGATGACCTCGAAGACGGCACCTTCGCGCCGCTCCACGAAGCGACCCAGCAACTGCCCGTCCGGCAGGTCCCCCATCGCCCCGACGTCGAGGAGCGTCTGGAGGTCGCGGACCACCGCATCCGTCACGCCATCCGCCTCCTCTGGGTCCCCC from Aquisphaera giovannonii includes these protein-coding regions:
- a CDS encoding RNA polymerase sigma factor encodes the protein MPEPTAAPEDPRDELAEALDRELSRLPEKYRVPIVLCDLEGRDHREAAGRLGWPVGTVSSRLSRGRAMLARRLSRAGSTLTVGTLGVLFAQESASAGMPAGLIGPTARAASLSAAGGAVAAGMVPAEVAALTGEVTKLMLLSKIKVVGMVLVTSALVAGGGRLAYRAQGAQPAIQDGPSDTKAAVGTKGAPAPEAPKAQEVPKSASAVPALAPSDEVLSAPSADIPMPTQLAEPAKEPEPHQADPLVEMIVTGDHTPDQLERARVMLESMITMEKEARGKSPQEIDRMIQAKAGALEKARWDVRMMDAQLRRLRAIRQGGHAPVADVPPPSAVRTAN
- a CDS encoding RNA polymerase sigma factor; protein product: MTDAVVRDLQTLLDVGAMGDLPDGQLLGRFVERREGAVFEVIIRRHGPMVWGVCRRMLRDHHDAEDAFQATFLVLARRSASILPREKLGNWLYGVAYRTARKARL